In Paralcaligenes sp. KSB-10, the following are encoded in one genomic region:
- a CDS encoding cell division protein ZapA — MERVDVSILGRDYSLACSPEEKDPLLGAVKLVDQRMLRIKGSGKVSGNERIAVMAAIQIAGELLSMRAPDGPLSNLALGDFKRRIEDMNSMIDQVLVGAVPGK; from the coding sequence ATGGAGCGTGTCGACGTATCGATATTGGGGCGTGACTATTCATTGGCATGCTCGCCTGAAGAAAAGGACCCTTTATTGGGTGCTGTAAAGCTTGTCGACCAGCGCATGTTGCGCATCAAAGGTTCGGGCAAGGTATCCGGTAATGAGCGCATCGCGGTCATGGCCGCCATACAGATCGCCGGAGAGCTTTTATCCATGCGGGCTCCCGACGGCCCTTTAAGTAATCTTGCGCTTGGCGATTTCAAGCGTAGAATTGAAGACATGAACAGCATGATTGATCAGGTTCTGGTCGGGGCTGTTCCAGGCAAATGA